Proteins encoded in a region of the Mycolicibacterium chitae genome:
- a CDS encoding DUF3298 domain-containing protein: MKLRIVVAVTALGAVPAIAGTAIATGDPGAPCEAFHPVGETITGVSPDQLGHWTVRYQRVAGGNPAIADAINGVIDAEARGQVATYEPSASKTTAWTLDVDGKVLQRPVTISTVFTGEYGTDLPNMPIHAVATRVFDCRSGILIDWDNLFVDKKAGLARLSEQTAKILPTVYAPPSNPGRWQFGSEIAPVDANYRYWVPTGQGIELHFPDGQFGRGVAVITVPWPELRDLIAPEFQAIAG, from the coding sequence ATGAAACTGCGAATTGTCGTCGCGGTCACCGCACTGGGGGCGGTCCCCGCGATCGCGGGGACCGCGATCGCGACCGGCGACCCGGGTGCGCCCTGCGAGGCCTTCCACCCCGTCGGCGAGACCATCACCGGGGTCAGTCCAGATCAACTGGGTCACTGGACAGTTCGATACCAACGGGTCGCGGGCGGGAACCCCGCGATCGCGGACGCGATCAACGGGGTCATCGACGCCGAGGCCCGCGGGCAGGTGGCGACCTACGAACCGAGCGCGAGCAAGACCACCGCGTGGACCCTGGATGTCGACGGCAAGGTATTGCAGCGTCCGGTCACGATTTCGACGGTGTTCACCGGTGAATACGGCACGGATCTGCCGAATATGCCAATTCATGCGGTGGCGACCAGGGTATTCGACTGCCGCAGCGGAATTCTGATCGACTGGGACAATCTCTTCGTCGACAAAAAGGCCGGGCTGGCCCGCCTGTCCGAGCAGACCGCCAAGATCCTGCCCACCGTCTACGCGCCGCCGTCGAATCCGGGGCGGTGGCAGTTCGGCAGCGAGATCGCGCCCGTCGACGCCAACTACCGCTACTGGGTCCCCACCGGTCAAGGCATCGAACTGCACTTTCCGGACGGGCAGTTCGGCCGCGGCGTGGCGGTGATCACCGTGCCGTGGCCGGAACTCCGGGACCTCATCGCCCCGGAGTTCCAGGCGATCGCCGGGTAG
- a CDS encoding MlaD family protein, with product MNLSGLFEPVAAAAIRAVRFASSRRLLLSIVGQLTLVAVGVAYLAFGALRVNPFDTQMAVQVQLDESGGLLASQDVTLRGIPVGRVQSVEVTGDGVLATALIDGDVRIPLADTAVRVSALSPAGEQYLDFSPRGSDGPFIEDGTIIGRDRTETPVPLWRLLTNVDGVLAQADPAQISAVIDELGVSEQGPEKLRDLFNGAQMLLSTLDGVLPQTMTLLRSSRTVFRILDESSAGLHAMAANLGGTLQGIGAKDAGIRQLLDQTPQVLTTVDKVIADNSPTMVQLLGDLTTVAELSYVRVPALDRMFNDERPPLLDGIRSLMHDGAIWAIADIYPRPLCDYPHPRDVPFIPNYPEPYLYTYCQNDDPNLLVRGARNAPRPPGDDTAVPPEGLDTLRRADPTPITDHTIRTPYGGPVLPPESQPIRQGGRY from the coding sequence ATGAATCTGAGCGGGCTGTTCGAACCGGTTGCCGCCGCGGCGATCCGGGCGGTGCGCTTCGCCAGCTCGCGCCGGTTGCTGCTGTCCATCGTCGGGCAGCTGACCCTGGTGGCGGTCGGGGTCGCTTACCTGGCTTTCGGCGCGCTGCGGGTCAACCCGTTCGACACCCAGATGGCCGTCCAGGTGCAGTTGGACGAGTCCGGCGGGCTGCTGGCCAGCCAGGACGTCACGCTGCGCGGCATCCCGGTGGGCCGCGTGCAGTCCGTCGAGGTCACCGGCGACGGGGTGCTGGCCACCGCGCTGATCGACGGTGACGTCCGGATCCCGTTGGCCGACACCGCGGTTCGGGTGTCGGCCCTGTCCCCGGCGGGCGAACAGTATCTGGACTTCAGCCCGCGCGGCAGCGACGGGCCGTTCATCGAGGACGGCACGATCATCGGTCGGGACCGCACCGAGACGCCGGTCCCGCTGTGGCGCCTGCTCACGAACGTCGACGGGGTGCTGGCCCAGGCCGACCCCGCGCAGATCTCCGCGGTGATCGACGAACTCGGGGTCAGCGAGCAGGGCCCGGAGAAGCTGCGGGACCTGTTCAACGGTGCGCAAATGCTGTTGTCCACCCTCGACGGGGTGCTGCCGCAGACCATGACCTTGCTGCGCAGCAGCCGGACAGTGTTCCGGATCCTCGACGAGTCGTCGGCTGGTCTGCACGCGATGGCGGCGAATCTCGGTGGCACGCTGCAGGGCATCGGTGCCAAGGACGCCGGTATCCGACAGTTGCTCGACCAGACACCGCAAGTCCTGACGACGGTCGACAAGGTGATCGCCGACAACTCACCGACCATGGTGCAGTTGCTCGGGGATCTGACCACCGTCGCCGAGCTGTCCTATGTGCGGGTGCCGGCGCTGGACCGGATGTTCAACGACGAACGACCCCCGCTGCTCGACGGCATCCGTTCGCTCATGCACGACGGCGCCATCTGGGCGATCGCCGACATCTACCCGCGCCCGCTGTGCGACTATCCGCATCCGCGCGACGTGCCGTTCATCCCGAACTATCCCGAGCCCTACCTGTACACGTACTGCCAGAACGACGATCCGAACCTGCTGGTGCGCGGGGCGCGCAACGCTCCGCGGCCCCCCGGGGACGACACCGCTGTGCCGCCGGAGGGCCTGGACACCCTGCGGCGCGCCGACCCCACCCCGATCACCGACCACACCATCCGCACCCCCTACGGCGGCCCGGTTCTGCCGCCGGAGTCGCAGCCCATCCGGCAAGGTGGGCGGTACTGA
- a CDS encoding carotenoid oxygenase family protein, whose protein sequence is MSSASVSGGGIKAYTPLYDEYDYPIEKVSGELPADLRGTLYRNGPGKMEAGGTKLGHLFDGDGMLSMFSMSEGAVHFRNRFIQTKHYQKSIISDAAPYRALGTMRPGGVLANALRFPANVANTGVVLHAGKLLALWEGGRPTRVDPDTLRTRGEYDFDGELKWLGAFSAHPKRDWDTGEMFNFGMAMAPVPKLICYRVDRAGKMKRLGSVRLPGPMFNHDVGLTKRYMVFVIPPLVFPLKKFFGAAFGLNNYIDAIEHHASLGTMIALVPRDGGKTRIIHTDPLLHLHLSNSYDDGEDVVVDLLNYHATWDQLNGQLSAVEDLLETSTMPYGGVPTRLRISPSGSVGIEEFSDRQGEFPMYNIKYMARPNRYTYLSAGLDGNVYPNGLVKIDNETEKETVYRFPDGFLPHEVVFAERPGATAEDDGWLLGPVLDGNANIANLSVFDARDIEAGPVYTGTLNHHLPLTFHGCYTPRVGRPH, encoded by the coding sequence ATGAGCAGCGCCAGTGTTTCCGGCGGCGGCATCAAGGCTTACACCCCGCTCTACGACGAGTACGACTACCCCATCGAGAAGGTCAGCGGCGAGTTGCCCGCGGACCTGCGGGGCACGCTGTACCGCAACGGACCGGGCAAGATGGAGGCCGGCGGCACCAAGCTCGGCCACCTCTTCGACGGCGACGGCATGCTGTCGATGTTCTCGATGTCCGAGGGCGCCGTGCACTTCCGCAACCGGTTCATCCAGACCAAGCACTACCAGAAGTCGATCATCTCCGACGCCGCCCCCTACCGGGCGTTGGGGACGATGCGGCCCGGCGGCGTGCTGGCCAACGCGCTGCGGTTCCCGGCCAACGTCGCCAACACCGGCGTGGTGCTGCATGCCGGTAAGTTGCTCGCGCTGTGGGAGGGCGGCCGGCCCACCCGGGTGGACCCGGATACCTTGCGCACCAGGGGCGAGTACGACTTCGACGGCGAGCTGAAATGGCTCGGCGCCTTCTCCGCACATCCCAAGCGGGACTGGGACACCGGCGAGATGTTCAACTTCGGGATGGCGATGGCGCCGGTGCCGAAGCTGATCTGCTACCGGGTGGACCGGGCCGGGAAGATGAAGCGGCTGGGCAGCGTGCGACTGCCCGGGCCGATGTTCAACCACGACGTCGGCCTGACGAAGCGGTACATGGTGTTCGTCATCCCGCCGTTGGTGTTCCCGCTGAAGAAGTTCTTCGGGGCGGCGTTCGGATTGAACAACTACATCGACGCCATCGAGCACCACGCTTCGCTCGGCACGATGATCGCGCTGGTCCCCCGCGACGGCGGCAAGACCCGGATCATCCACACCGATCCGCTGCTGCACCTGCATCTGTCGAACTCCTACGACGACGGTGAGGATGTGGTGGTCGATCTGCTCAACTATCACGCGACCTGGGACCAGCTCAACGGTCAGCTGTCCGCCGTCGAGGATCTGCTGGAGACCTCGACGATGCCGTACGGCGGCGTGCCGACCCGGCTGCGCATCTCCCCGTCGGGATCCGTAGGCATCGAGGAGTTCTCCGATCGGCAGGGCGAATTCCCGATGTACAACATCAAATACATGGCCAGGCCCAACCGGTACACCTACCTCTCGGCCGGCCTCGACGGCAACGTCTATCCCAACGGCTTGGTCAAGATCGACAACGAGACCGAGAAGGAAACCGTCTACCGCTTTCCGGACGGTTTCCTCCCGCACGAGGTGGTGTTCGCCGAACGTCCGGGGGCCACCGCCGAAGATGACGGCTGGCTGCTGGGGCCGGTCCTCGACGGCAACGCGAATATCGCCAACCTGTCGGTGTTCGACGCCCGGGACATCGAGGCCGGGCCGGTCTACACCGGCACCCTGAACCACCATCTGCCGCTGACCTTCCACGGCTGCTACACACCGCGGGTGGGCCGGCCGCACTGA